The following proteins are encoded in a genomic region of Roseinatronobacter sp. S2:
- the msrA gene encoding peptide-methionine (S)-S-oxide reductase MsrA, with the protein MRLHAFAFWLIATLAPALPAAAQQVQTAIVAGGCFWCVESDFRRVDGVVDVRVGFTGGTTPDPIYEDVARGRTDHIEAAIISFDPARVSYDQILHMFMRSIDPLDAGGQFCDRGAHYSTAIFATPDQTEQANAAIAAAQSELGRNVVTPVREATAFYEADDFHQNYANSAERTLTRFGWIERRVAYKSYREGCGRDQRVREVWGSSAAFAS; encoded by the coding sequence ATGAGGTTACACGCTTTCGCATTCTGGCTGATCGCCACACTTGCCCCCGCCCTGCCCGCCGCCGCGCAACAGGTCCAGACCGCCATTGTCGCGGGCGGGTGTTTCTGGTGCGTGGAATCCGATTTCCGGCGCGTTGATGGCGTGGTCGATGTGCGCGTCGGCTTCACCGGCGGCACAACGCCTGATCCCATTTATGAAGATGTTGCGCGCGGACGAACCGACCATATAGAAGCGGCCATCATCAGCTTTGACCCCGCGCGCGTAAGTTACGACCAGATCCTGCATATGTTCATGCGCTCCATTGATCCGCTGGATGCGGGCGGGCAATTCTGTGACCGGGGCGCGCATTACTCGACCGCCATTTTCGCGACACCTGATCAGACCGAACAGGCGAATGCCGCAATCGCTGCGGCACAAAGCGAGCTTGGCCGGAACGTCGTCACGCCCGTGCGCGAGGCAACGGCTTTCTACGAGGCGGATGATTTCCACCAGAATTACGCCAATTCGGCGGAACGCACATTGACACGTTTCGGCTGGATCGAACGGCGCGTCGCCTACAAAAGCTACCGCGAGGGCTGCGGCCGTGACCAGCGCGTGCGCGAAGTCTGGGGCAGTTCAGCCGCCTTCGCCAGCTAG
- a CDS encoding VOC family protein has protein sequence MSGKSEPRTGPMIGHVHLKVADLDRAVEFYRLLGFDVTQRYGTQAAFMGADGYHHHIGLNTWHSAGAAPAPSGHAGLYHLAVLYPDRVSLAQALRRVVQAGVQLDGAADHGVSEALYFRDPDGNGVEIYVDRPRQHWPRDAAGGLKMGNARLDVSALLALADTA, from the coding sequence ATGAGTGGAAAATCTGAACCCCGCACTGGCCCCATGATCGGCCATGTTCACCTGAAAGTCGCCGATCTGGACCGCGCTGTTGAATTTTACCGGCTGTTGGGGTTTGACGTAACCCAGCGATACGGCACGCAGGCGGCCTTTATGGGTGCGGACGGGTATCATCATCATATTGGCCTGAATACATGGCACAGCGCGGGCGCGGCACCGGCCCCTTCCGGGCATGCGGGGCTGTATCATCTGGCGGTGCTGTATCCCGACAGGGTGTCACTGGCACAGGCGCTGAGGCGTGTTGTGCAAGCGGGCGTGCAACTGGATGGCGCTGCCGATCACGGTGTGTCCGAAGCGCTGTATTTCCGCGACCCCGACGGAAACGGGGTCGAGATTTATGTCGACCGCCCCCGTCAGCACTGGCCCCGCGATGCGGCGGGAGGGTTGAAAATGGGCAATGCGCGGCTGGATGTTAGCGCACTTCTGGCCTTGGCGGACACTGCGTGA